From Candidatus Poribacteria bacterium, the proteins below share one genomic window:
- a CDS encoding SIR2 family protein yields MNNLEIFTSKEWDENEERKRELIELVASGEAMLMVGSGSSARVRYVTWDGLLQELENLANRCGAGLDQTRKGDALAYAEDIKSHIKNKTGDLGRYYALLDELFKPKSPAYDEFHRMLVDLPVRGILTTNYDTVLEAALVEKKDEALREGKKIPPIDGTPLVIGPDAPRLIHEFLLSRHNDPHIPQRIAHLHGIYRYRESIILSVCDYIKNYGLRVEQPDEDPETEDKWTFHRKLLWAVLATRRVVFVGFSMEDPYFKKMLEIVSADLWGWNKSIHFAVMGISTGDDEDTKDSKDKAKRLKDKYGIATVFYEVFKDSHQRLEDLFTEIVGQCESRERSIENAQNLSGDSDPSDDDESKSVSSGSRDILNWIKQEGRRIIRRMSDED; encoded by the coding sequence ATGAATAATTTAGAAATTTTTACGTCCAAAGAATGGGACGAGAACGAAGAACGAAAGCGGGAGTTGATAGAACTTGTTGCCTCTGGCGAGGCTATGCTTATGGTTGGATCCGGGAGTAGCGCGCGTGTTCGCTATGTAACTTGGGATGGACTTCTGCAAGAATTAGAGAATTTAGCTAATAGATGTGGTGCCGGTCTTGATCAAACGCGGAAAGGTGATGCATTAGCATACGCTGAAGACATCAAATCACACATCAAAAATAAAACGGGTGACTTAGGCAGATATTATGCTTTGCTTGATGAACTTTTTAAACCTAAATCTCCAGCCTATGATGAATTCCACAGAATGCTGGTTGATCTTCCTGTTAGAGGCATCTTAACTACAAATTACGATACTGTCCTTGAAGCAGCATTGGTAGAAAAAAAGGATGAAGCATTACGAGAAGGTAAAAAGATTCCTCCTATAGATGGGACCCCTTTGGTAATTGGACCAGATGCGCCTCGACTCATTCACGAATTCTTGCTATCAAGACATAATGATCCTCATATACCACAACGAATTGCACATCTACATGGAATATATAGGTATCGAGAGAGTATTATTTTGAGTGTCTGTGACTACATTAAAAATTACGGGCTGCGCGTTGAACAACCGGATGAAGATCCAGAAACTGAGGACAAATGGACGTTCCATCGGAAATTGTTGTGGGCTGTTTTAGCAACCCGTAGGGTCGTTTTTGTAGGGTTCAGTATGGAGGATCCCTATTTTAAGAAGATGTTAGAAATTGTCAGTGCAGACTTGTGGGGGTGGAACAAATCCATTCACTTCGCAGTTATGGGTATATCTACCGGAGATGATGAAGATACCAAAGATTCAAAGGACAAAGCCAAAAGGCTCAAGGACAAATATGGTATTGCCACCGTATTTTACGAGGTTTTTAAAGATTCACATCAGCGTTTGGAGGATCTTTTCACTGAAATCGTAGGGCAATGTGAGAGTAGAGAGCGATCTATTGAAAATGCCCAGAACCTATCAGGCGATAGTGATCCTTCTGACGATGACGAATCGAAATCCGTGTCAAGTGGATCGAGAGATATATTGAATTGGATTAAACAAGAAGGTCGGCGTATAATAAGGAGAATGAGCGATGAAGATTAA
- a CDS encoding dockerin type I domain-containing protein: MNRSRFFFYVWLLLSVSLAAYPQEPIEVIYLIPSDQREVEGKSKVLGEIVSAVQAFYADEMERHGFKRKTFEYERNIRVHKSIYTLKEYLLDRNKVWFELGPDSLYTGRFRNENTANIVFMEGTDRLGGEVVGKHIHLRWGENGRPGGREFGYHLLWLPAAETDYLDWALAHELGHAFGLGHPDDPFVEGKRHLMGKNDLTTDVQDLVFTSDDARILDTSPFLSIHHLLTPTEIDADVNNDGRVDLSDVLLVRRAMQTTILYDTDVNNDGVTDEVDVLLVKQKAMEAIVAAAPMLRRKRELKFVPWGALKGGKQLGK; this comes from the coding sequence ATGAATAGAAGCAGATTTTTTTTCTATGTGTGGCTTTTGTTGAGTGTTTCATTAGCTGCTTATCCGCAAGAACCCATTGAGGTTATCTATCTGATACCTTCAGACCAGCGCGAAGTTGAAGGTAAGTCCAAAGTCTTGGGCGAGATAGTTTCAGCTGTCCAAGCCTTCTATGCTGATGAAATGGAACGGCATGGGTTCAAGCGGAAGACGTTTGAATATGAAAGGAATATTCGGGTTCATAAGAGCATCTATACACTCAAAGAATACCTTTTGGATAGGAATAAGGTATGGTTTGAGTTGGGTCCTGACTCACTCTATACAGGTAGATTTAGGAACGAGAATACGGCTAATATTGTTTTCATGGAAGGCACGGATAGATTAGGGGGCGAAGTTGTTGGGAAACATATTCATTTGCGATGGGGGGAGAATGGGAGACCTGGGGGTAGAGAATTTGGATACCATTTATTGTGGTTACCCGCAGCAGAAACGGATTATTTAGACTGGGCATTGGCACATGAACTTGGGCATGCATTTGGTTTAGGGCATCCGGATGATCCTTTCGTGGAAGGCAAACGTCATCTGATGGGAAAAAATGATCTGACGACAGATGTTCAAGACCTTGTTTTTACTTCAGATGACGCAAGGATTTTAGATACATCGCCTTTTCTTTCTATCCATCATTTGCTAACCCCCACTGAAATAGATGCTGATGTGAACAATGATGGACGTGTGGATTTGTCGGATGTCCTACTTGTCCGACGTGCTATGCAGACTACAATTTTGTATGACACGGACGTGAACAATGACGGCGTAACAGACGAAGTAGATGTCCTGCTCGTGAAACAGAAAGCCATGGAAGCGATCGTTGCAGCTGCTCCGATGCTCCGGCGGAAGCGGGAATTGAAGTTTGTGCCGTGGGGTGCCTTGAAAGGGGGCAAACAGCTTGGAAAATAG
- a CDS encoding ATP-binding protein, giving the protein MKIKREKLLNDLRDFAARGNGVIIGSPGVGKTYLLKELYLSLESLEIPVFILPVDQLGDGTDKTLREELSYEGDLIERLKSVPISDQKAILLFDAFDAARDEQTRKNFLRLIRSAIQELKGIWNVVVTVRTYDAKKSQELLDLFGSPDDTKYQNEGVLCRYFTIPSFNEVEILEAFDQIRCPKAIYYDGTQDFKDLLANPFNLWLLEKVLKSSQDIPDFSQIHSEVQLLDLFWRRRVKNEISERVLRRISNPMVEKCSLTVKVDDIYDDVDLDNPVRKTAWDKLQSDEILTKVSLNGQRIAFSHNILFDYAISVLLIDEEPQHLEDFVLEDPSRPLFLRPSLTYFFTRLWYYDSESFWKAFWHLFPSDQSVHLRLVARLIPTSVVANEAREIEDLSPILEKFQNGEEIANEAVTRLFQALRTLPIERDVFWSEFFDHVSEYLHASFAWELATHTWDILEQAIKYKNTEIIKTCGRIGRRLLTWVWRERETNENDWYNRFGGRWAVTLVAKTYHTNVEESRALLEKVLHLTKEENFPISFLSWLTEHVNSIWTHDPELVVSIYRTVFAYYELSGVKTSFGSSSVMPMISTRRQDYRMCQYRLVKHFPKFLKAAPSHATQAVIQSLNFFIVTEHIARYLKDSVTLNDMVETFNFRGKPAYFMEDGSYIWDARNSSDEPIKMADALFEYIGELARSEDSRLDSLLCIFRDEVVVAFFWKRLLKAASQFPKVFAQHLFELCIAEPIQRYPETYYELGLFLEAASSEFTQEQLCQIEERILAHPIETADDEHNDLLERQRNRLLAQIPVNLLTTNEGKKIREKMAHENDVPHNRPLVSVEPPTWSAYTEEEDFQRQGVDTSKPQNQELRRFSGPLTKFSSDWQNGVPTPAAARLILPRLQEAYTAIKSDIGADKKVIDSLWHKLSACVSLLGRIANSLESDAFAFCREVLLAAAKHEQPKFNPEYDTQFDFPGYSPCPRHEAASGLLRLALHQSDAEILDAIEMLANDLVPSVRMVTAMELFKVSVKTPEGFWRIMNNRARHEQNRVVQKYLYHTLNWVAARENENEDRTTRVMAKLLAHTPPPTEGLEPSDPFIALLVGLTIVRQNGWTSKTIEDTFFKDPIRFANPLARLVTQIMDDYVIPRNLETPDGQEVIERGILWVSRAIAVAADALKKLGPALFKNPNDEEVKGKLQDTYGVIDAVITRLYFTVAYERNKGEESKNKIPYELRCRFYNKIKPLMEQVIDCAQEKESGMMFAPTAHYFMQLLTSFLSCNPKEVLHLAAGVVRSSERFGYNLDSIAVRDVVEFVEIVLADHRDKVRDGEALEDLLNLLDMFAKTGWTDALKLIWRLDEVFR; this is encoded by the coding sequence ATGAAGATTAAGCGGGAAAAACTACTTAATGATTTGCGAGACTTTGCCGCGCGAGGAAATGGAGTCATTATAGGAAGTCCGGGGGTCGGGAAAACGTACTTACTAAAAGAACTCTACCTAAGCTTAGAATCTCTTGAAATACCGGTATTCATACTTCCTGTTGATCAACTTGGAGATGGTACTGACAAAACTTTACGCGAAGAGTTGTCTTATGAGGGCGATCTGATTGAAAGATTGAAATCCGTTCCTATCTCAGACCAGAAAGCAATCTTATTATTTGATGCCTTTGACGCAGCGCGGGACGAGCAGACGCGCAAAAATTTTCTACGTCTAATCCGAAGCGCAATTCAAGAATTAAAAGGTATATGGAATGTCGTCGTCACCGTCCGAACTTATGATGCAAAAAAATCACAAGAACTTTTAGATCTGTTCGGTAGCCCTGATGACACCAAATATCAGAACGAAGGTGTTTTATGCCGCTATTTCACGATTCCATCCTTCAATGAAGTGGAGATTCTGGAGGCTTTTGACCAGATTAGATGTCCGAAAGCTATCTACTACGATGGTACCCAAGACTTTAAGGACCTCCTCGCAAACCCTTTCAATCTCTGGCTATTAGAAAAAGTTTTGAAATCTTCACAGGATATCCCCGATTTTAGTCAGATTCATTCTGAAGTCCAGCTACTTGATCTGTTTTGGCGACGGCGAGTTAAAAATGAGATCAGCGAGCGCGTTTTGCGCCGAATCTCAAACCCAATGGTTGAGAAATGTTCGTTGACCGTCAAAGTTGACGATATTTATGATGATGTGGACCTTGATAATCCGGTGAGAAAAACCGCGTGGGATAAGCTTCAGAGTGATGAAATCTTGACAAAGGTTTCGTTGAACGGGCAACGGATTGCTTTTTCTCATAATATCCTTTTTGACTACGCAATTAGCGTTCTGCTCATTGATGAGGAACCGCAGCACCTTGAAGATTTTGTCCTTGAAGACCCATCACGCCCGCTTTTTCTTCGACCGAGTCTCACCTACTTTTTCACCCGTCTGTGGTATTATGACTCAGAAAGTTTCTGGAAGGCGTTTTGGCACCTTTTTCCAAGCGATCAATCTGTCCATTTACGCCTTGTGGCGCGTTTGATTCCGACAAGCGTTGTTGCAAATGAAGCACGCGAGATTGAGGATCTGTCACCAATTTTAGAGAAGTTCCAGAACGGAGAAGAAATCGCCAACGAGGCAGTAACACGACTTTTTCAAGCACTCCGGACACTGCCAATTGAAAGGGACGTTTTCTGGAGCGAATTTTTTGATCATGTTTCGGAATACTTGCACGCTAGCTTTGCTTGGGAGTTGGCAACCCACACATGGGATATTCTTGAACAAGCAATAAAGTACAAAAACACGGAAATTATAAAAACTTGTGGGCGGATTGGTCGGCGGTTACTTACATGGGTATGGCGGGAGAGAGAAACAAATGAGAACGACTGGTATAATCGATTTGGTGGTCGTTGGGCTGTGACGCTTGTTGCCAAGACCTATCATACGAATGTCGAGGAATCTCGTGCCCTTCTCGAAAAAGTTCTCCATCTGACGAAAGAAGAGAATTTCCCAATAAGTTTTTTGTCATGGTTGACTGAGCATGTTAATAGTATTTGGACACATGACCCCGAGCTTGTCGTCTCAATCTATCGCACTGTTTTTGCCTACTATGAACTCAGTGGTGTAAAAACAAGTTTCGGTAGTAGCAGCGTTATGCCTATGATAAGTACTCGCCGTCAGGATTACAGGATGTGCCAATATAGATTGGTAAAGCATTTTCCCAAGTTTCTGAAAGCAGCACCGTCCCACGCAACACAAGCAGTAATCCAAAGTTTGAATTTTTTTATTGTGACAGAACATATTGCTCGATATCTTAAAGATAGTGTGACGCTTAACGATATGGTGGAAACATTCAATTTTCGTGGAAAACCTGCTTACTTTATGGAAGACGGCAGTTATATATGGGATGCACGAAATTCCTCCGATGAACCTATTAAAATGGCAGACGCGCTATTTGAATACATCGGAGAATTGGCGAGGTCAGAAGATTCGCGTCTTGATTCACTCCTTTGTATTTTTCGTGATGAAGTAGTAGTCGCGTTCTTCTGGAAACGGCTCTTGAAAGCAGCTTCACAATTTCCCAAGGTTTTCGCTCAACACCTTTTTGAACTTTGTATCGCGGAACCAATCCAGAGATATCCCGAAACCTATTACGAACTCGGTCTATTCTTAGAAGCTGCCTCATCAGAGTTTACGCAGGAACAACTTTGTCAGATTGAAGAACGCATTTTGGCACACCCTATAGAAACAGCCGATGATGAGCATAATGATCTACTTGAAAGACAAAGAAACCGACTTCTTGCACAAATTCCTGTAAATCTGTTGACTACAAATGAAGGAAAGAAAATTCGAGAGAAAATGGCACATGAGAACGATGTCCCACACAATAGACCACTGGTTAGCGTTGAACCTCCCACTTGGTCGGCATATACTGAAGAAGAGGATTTCCAAAGACAAGGTGTTGATACAAGCAAACCACAAAATCAGGAATTACGACGCTTTTCTGGTCCTCTCACTAAATTCAGTTCAGATTGGCAAAATGGTGTACCAACTCCAGCAGCAGCTCGGTTAATTTTACCACGGTTACAAGAGGCGTACACTGCTATAAAAAGCGATATAGGGGCTGATAAAAAAGTAATTGATTCGCTTTGGCATAAATTGAGTGCTTGTGTGTCACTTCTTGGTCGAATTGCTAATAGTCTTGAGAGTGATGCCTTCGCTTTTTGCCGAGAGGTACTCTTGGCAGCGGCGAAACATGAACAGCCCAAATTTAATCCTGAATACGATACTCAATTTGATTTTCCGGGTTATTCGCCTTGTCCACGGCATGAAGCCGCTAGTGGACTACTGAGACTCGCACTTCACCAATCTGATGCCGAAATATTGGACGCAATCGAAATGCTTGCGAATGACCTTGTGCCTTCTGTGCGGATGGTAACAGCAATGGAATTGTTTAAGGTTTCTGTCAAAACGCCTGAAGGATTCTGGCGCATTATGAACAATAGGGCAAGACATGAACAGAATCGCGTTGTTCAAAAGTATCTCTATCATACATTAAATTGGGTTGCTGCAAGAGAAAACGAAAACGAAGATAGGACGACCCGTGTGATGGCGAAACTACTGGCACATACACCACCACCTACAGAAGGATTAGAGCCGTCAGATCCGTTCATCGCTTTATTGGTGGGACTGACAATCGTTCGCCAGAATGGATGGACATCGAAAACAATTGAAGATACGTTTTTCAAAGATCCGATCCGATTTGCTAATCCTCTAGCTCGCCTTGTGACTCAGATCATGGATGATTATGTTATCCCAAGAAATCTTGAAACTCCTGATGGACAGGAAGTTATTGAACGAGGGATTTTGTGGGTAAGCAGGGCAATTGCTGTAGCTGCCGATGCGCTTAAGAAGTTAGGTCCAGCATTATTTAAGAATCCTAACGATGAAGAAGTAAAGGGAAAGTTGCAAGACACATACGGAGTGATTGATGCAGTGATAACGCGCCTTTACTTTACAGTAGCTTACGAAAGAAATAAAGGTGAGGAATCAAAAAATAAAATTCCGTACGAGTTACGCTGCCGCTTCTACAATAAGATCAAGCCTTTAATGGAACAAGTGATTGATTGTGCTCAAGAAAAAGAGTCTGGCATGATGTTCGCACCGACGGCGCACTATTTCATGCAACTCCTAACAAGTTTCCTGAGCTGCAATCCTAAAGAGGTATTGCATTTAGCAGCGGGAGTCGTAAGATCAAGCGAACGGTTCGGTTATAACCTCGATTCTATTGCAGTGAGAGATGTGGTTGAATTCGTTGAAATTGTCCTTGCTGACCACCGGGACAAGGTGCGAGATGGTGAGGCTTTGGAAGACTTACTAAATCTGTTGGATATGTTTGCCAAAACAGGTTGGACGGATGCGCTTAAGCTCATTTGGCGGCTTGATGAGGTTTTTCGGTAG
- a CDS encoding sugar phosphate isomerase/epimerase produces the protein MKIGVTQIILGGMSLDDTLSLCQDAGYDAVELTFGEGQDTDINMSDTELQGIAAKCADAGIEISSITAGYADRGNLLSLDATAREKGAVSLARGLEVAGALGVGGILLHPGQLTVEGTYQQVWDNLVGILKDLAPSAAKHQVAIGLENVWNKFLLSPKEMRDIVDEIDNEWVGTYLDTANMMAYGYPEHWIRELGHRIKRVHFKDFSRSDHRFVNLLDGDTDWQAVMEGFRAIGYDGYVIHEVGGDRDAQIDLAKRMRKIVAM, from the coding sequence ATGAAGATAGGCGTTACCCAAATTATCCTTGGCGGTATGTCCTTAGACGATACACTTTCGCTCTGTCAGGATGCCGGTTACGATGCCGTCGAACTCACGTTCGGTGAAGGACAGGATACCGACATTAATATGAGCGATACGGAACTACAAGGCATCGCCGCGAAGTGTGCCGACGCAGGTATTGAAATCAGCAGTATCACAGCAGGCTACGCCGACCGAGGCAATTTGTTAAGTCTGGACGCAACAGCACGCGAAAAAGGGGCAGTCTCTCTGGCACGCGGCTTAGAAGTCGCGGGTGCCCTTGGTGTCGGCGGAATTTTACTGCATCCGGGACAACTTACCGTTGAAGGTACATACCAACAGGTTTGGGATAACCTTGTCGGTATTCTTAAAGACCTCGCACCTTCCGCGGCAAAACATCAAGTTGCAATCGGGCTTGAAAACGTCTGGAACAAATTCTTGCTGAGTCCAAAGGAGATGCGAGATATTGTTGATGAAATAGATAACGAATGGGTCGGCACCTATCTTGATACCGCGAACATGATGGCTTACGGTTACCCAGAACACTGGATCCGCGAACTCGGACACCGTATTAAACGGGTACACTTCAAGGATTTCTCCCGCAGCGACCATCGGTTCGTCAACCTATTAGACGGAGATACAGACTGGCAGGCAGTTATGGAAGGGTTCCGTGCCATCGGTTACGACGGCTACGTCATTCATGAAGTCGGTGGCGACAGGGACGCACAAATTGATCTCGCAAAACGGATGCGCAAAATTGTTGCGATGTAG
- a CDS encoding M24 family metallopeptidase: MKITEIQRELATLRLDAWLLYDFRGINPIAQNVASLSGKNITRRWFCLIPAHGEPRWLVHKIETSNFVGVQGQMTLYAGWQELNEEMRKLLADIKTVAMEYSPNAEIPYISRVDAGTLEWIRSFGVEVHTSADLAQRVEARLSDAQAAGHQASAHLVLQAKDYAFAWIGAQLKDGKTITEYDVQQEILGQFDDMDLVTDHPPIVAVNAKSSDPHYAPTATNTQEIKSGDFILIDLWAKQKELDAVFADTTWVAYAGKTVPSQYVEIFEIVKEARDRAVRFIREKWGRDEPIHGYEVDDCVRGYITEKGYGEFFIHRTGHNIGTVIHGNGVNLDNLETRDRRTLIPGVCFSIEPGIYLSDFGVRTEIDVFLAGRGRDGVKVTTAPVQNQVLPLL; this comes from the coding sequence ATGAAAATAACAGAAATTCAGCGTGAATTAGCAACATTACGATTAGATGCCTGGCTCCTCTACGATTTCCGCGGGATAAACCCCATCGCACAGAACGTCGCCAGCTTATCAGGAAAAAATATAACGCGCCGCTGGTTCTGCCTCATTCCCGCACACGGTGAACCGCGATGGTTGGTCCATAAAATTGAGACATCCAACTTCGTTGGGGTTCAAGGACAGATGACACTTTATGCCGGTTGGCAGGAACTGAACGAAGAGATGCGAAAGTTGCTTGCGGATATTAAAACCGTTGCGATGGAGTATTCGCCAAATGCCGAAATTCCATACATCTCACGGGTAGATGCGGGGACATTGGAGTGGATTCGTTCCTTCGGTGTTGAGGTACATACGTCCGCGGACTTAGCACAAAGGGTGGAGGCACGTTTGAGCGACGCACAGGCAGCAGGACATCAAGCCTCGGCACATTTGGTGCTGCAAGCAAAAGATTATGCCTTCGCATGGATCGGTGCACAACTGAAAGATGGGAAAACAATTACGGAATATGACGTTCAGCAGGAGATTCTCGGACAGTTTGATGACATGGACCTCGTCACGGATCACCCACCTATCGTTGCTGTCAACGCTAAGAGCAGCGATCCGCATTATGCACCCACTGCGACAAATACCCAAGAAATTAAAAGTGGAGACTTCATCTTAATCGATTTGTGGGCAAAACAGAAAGAGTTAGATGCTGTTTTCGCAGATACGACATGGGTGGCTTATGCCGGAAAAACCGTCCCCTCACAATATGTTGAAATCTTCGAGATTGTCAAGGAAGCGCGGGACAGAGCCGTTCGATTCATCCGTGAAAAGTGGGGACGCGATGAACCGATTCACGGTTATGAGGTAGACGATTGTGTCCGTGGGTATATCACTGAAAAAGGGTATGGGGAGTTCTTTATTCACCGTACCGGACATAACATCGGCACTGTTATCCATGGGAACGGTGTTAATTTAGATAACTTGGAAACACGCGATAGGCGTACCTTGATTCCAGGGGTTTGCTTCTCGATTGAACCCGGTATCTACCTTAGCGATTTCGGCGTTCGGACAGAAATTGACGTTTTTTTAGCCGGTCGAGGGAGAGACGGCGTAAAAGTGACAACCGCTCCCGTTCAAAATCAGGTATTGCCGTTGCTGTGA
- a CDS encoding transposase, whose translation MDETGFTETAFRRYAYAPRGVGVEDKVPSHRYTPTTLIAARLNGCFTAPLLFEGSCDAVAFNTWLSEMLCPMLDDRHVLIMDNASFHKGAETAALIQGSGASLLFLPPYAPELNPIEKDFANIKRIRQYNAQTSIDDIIKVYN comes from the coding sequence ATTGACGAGACGGGTTTTACTGAAACCGCTTTCCGCCGGTATGCTTATGCCCCGAGAGGGGTCGGCGTTGAAGATAAAGTGCCAAGTCATCGGTATACCCCCACGACGTTGATTGCTGCACGCTTGAATGGCTGTTTCACAGCCCCGCTGCTTTTCGAGGGCAGTTGCGATGCGGTTGCCTTCAACACTTGGCTTTCGGAGATGTTATGTCCGATGCTTGACGACAGGCATGTTCTGATCATGGATAATGCGTCTTTCCACAAAGGTGCTGAGACGGCGGCGTTGATCCAGGGGTCAGGTGCGAGTTTATTGTTTTTACCACCGTATGCCCCGGAGTTGAACCCGATTGAGAAGGATTTTGCCAACATCAAGCGCATACGTCAATACAACGCTCAGACTTCTATTGATGATATTATAAAAGTGTATAACTAA
- a CDS encoding RNA-guided endonuclease TnpB family protein, with amino-acid sequence MKTYKYKIGKQSNCVRLGNLLDDLWQVHKYFHEWQRQRYKDGLPYANHAAMCEHLTDLKRTTHPHWKALPSQAMQEELKRIHLAYERFFKKLGGRPKIKKRHKFKSLTLKQAGWVLKDNRLILNFRKWEKGKWRHDKVAYTFHKHRQWHGNISRITIKRGACGNYWLYILTDFVETKPLPTTGKSVGADFGMKDAYLTLSTGEKIQHRQPLKQSLKKLRSLNKALSRKVKGSNGWWRCVGQLARLYRKISNQRKDFQWQLASKLCKKFDTIVLETLNLDGMKRLWGRKVSDLAFYQFVEILRYKCEKHKRQFLQIGQWTATTKPCSDCGFHNENITLNDRQWICPECGSHHDRDINAAINILRAGIAVP; translated from the coding sequence ATGAAAACCTACAAATACAAAATCGGGAAACAATCTAATTGTGTTCGTCTTGGCAACCTGCTTGACGATCTGTGGCAGGTGCATAAGTATTTCCATGAGTGGCAACGTCAACGTTATAAGGACGGTCTGCCTTATGCGAACCACGCTGCGATGTGTGAACATTTGACTGATTTGAAACGCACGACGCACCCGCATTGGAAAGCACTGCCGAGTCAAGCCATGCAAGAAGAATTGAAACGGATACACTTGGCGTATGAACGTTTTTTCAAGAAGCTTGGCGGTAGACCGAAGATTAAGAAACGGCATAAGTTCAAGTCCTTGACGCTGAAACAAGCAGGTTGGGTGTTAAAAGACAATCGCCTCATCCTCAACTTCAGAAAATGGGAAAAAGGGAAATGGCGACATGACAAAGTGGCGTATACGTTCCATAAGCATCGCCAATGGCATGGAAATATCAGTCGTATCACGATAAAGCGTGGGGCTTGCGGTAATTATTGGCTCTATATCTTGACCGATTTTGTAGAAACCAAACCGCTGCCAACAACGGGTAAGAGTGTTGGGGCAGACTTCGGTATGAAAGACGCATATTTGACACTTTCGACGGGTGAAAAGATACAACACCGCCAACCTTTGAAACAATCCTTGAAGAAACTTCGGTCTCTCAACAAAGCACTTAGCCGTAAGGTCAAAGGCTCTAATGGTTGGTGGCGGTGTGTGGGACAACTCGCCCGCCTCTATCGGAAAATCAGCAATCAACGTAAAGACTTTCAGTGGCAACTCGCCAGCAAACTCTGTAAGAAGTTTGATACGATTGTGCTTGAAACATTGAACCTTGACGGCATGAAACGCCTGTGGGGACGCAAAGTCTCCGACCTTGCTTTCTACCAGTTTGTTGAGATTTTGCGATATAAGTGTGAAAAACATAAGCGTCAGTTTCTTCAAATCGGGCAGTGGACGGCTACAACGAAACCGTGTAGCGACTGCGGATTTCATAACGAAAACATAACTTTGAACGATAGGCAGTGGATATGTCCTGAGTGTGGGTCTCACCACGACCGAGACATCAACGCTGCAATAAACATTTTGCGGGCAGGGATAGCCGTCCCTTGA
- a CDS encoding sensory rhodopsin transducer — MNFEQVLTTIEHYKQAGISLETLTTLLNDAFGDWLASQGVSHLMMLGDNTLCLNVRGELAHESSVNGIRSYSRFLVISLDQVAEEPEVIAEALKSYTSDGDGAYLWVIPDGYMAVLTPAEQEWEAHGGGYFSHESICISNTADRDTRCLLEVLYEDLSLENVSCEFKVPAHRSVHYRLDKLKDANGEPLIAKDAPVSYKITSRDARIVVQGSRILTSGENSTFASFGTVMAWCPMP, encoded by the coding sequence ATGAATTTTGAACAAGTACTGACGACGATTGAACATTATAAACAAGCGGGTATCTCGCTTGAAACCCTAACAACCCTCTTGAATGACGCATTCGGCGATTGGCTTGCATCACAAGGCGTAAGTCACCTCATGATGTTAGGAGATAATACATTATGCTTGAACGTGAGAGGGGAGTTAGCACACGAAAGCTCTGTGAACGGAATTAGAAGTTACTCCCGATTTCTTGTGATTTCGCTGGATCAGGTGGCAGAAGAACCGGAGGTAATAGCAGAGGCACTTAAATCCTACACTTCAGACGGCGATGGGGCTTATCTGTGGGTTATTCCAGATGGCTACATGGCGGTATTAACCCCAGCGGAACAGGAATGGGAAGCGCACGGCGGCGGGTATTTCTCACATGAGTCTATCTGTATCTCTAACACCGCTGATAGAGATACGCGTTGCCTCTTAGAGGTGCTTTATGAGGATCTGAGTCTGGAAAATGTCTCTTGCGAATTCAAGGTACCTGCACATCGTTCAGTCCACTATCGACTCGACAAACTCAAGGACGCAAACGGTGAACCGTTGATTGCCAAAGATGCGCCCGTCAGTTATAAAATTACGAGTCGCGATGCACGGATTGTCGTCCAAGGTTCGCGCATCCTAACAAGCGGTGAAAATAGCACCTTTGCGAGCTTTGGGACGGTAATGGCGTGGTGCCCAATGCCATAA
- a CDS encoding type II toxin-antitoxin system HicA family toxin, producing MKRRQLIKHLEEHGCELYKEGRKHSRWRHPKLGTHTTVPRHTEIPNDLAKQICKQLKIPTI from the coding sequence ATGAAACGCAGACAGTTGATTAAGCATCTTGAAGAGCATGGCTGTGAGTTGTATAAAGAGGGTCGTAAACATTCGCGATGGCGGCATCCAAAGTTAGGCACTCACACCACGGTGCCCAGACATACCGAAATTCCCAATGATCTTGCCAAGCAAATTTGTAAGCAATTAAAAATTCCGACAATATAA